From Anaerolineae bacterium:
AGAAATAACGGCCAGGCAGTTTTTACTATTAATCTGGCCGAGGGTCTGGCCCAAGTTGGGCACGAGGTTCTGGTGGTAGCGCCCTCCGAGCGCGGACGACCTTACGCCAAAAAACATAACGGATTAACCATTCAAACCGTACCCACCCTGCCGTTCAATGATAATGTCAATGTTTCAGGGTTTTCTGATGGGATTGTTGAGCGCACCGTGGTTGATTTTAAACCGGACCTCATTCACATTCAAGATCACTATTTTATATGTCGCTCGGTCTTAAAAACTGCCCGCAAATATGATATTCCACGGATGGGCACCAATCATTTCTTGCCCGAAAATCTGACGGATAATTTTAGAATTCCCGCCTGGGCCAGCCAGCCCATCCACCGGTTGCTGTGGCAAAATATGTTAGCCGTATTTAACACCCTGCACGCTGCAACCACGCCCACCGAAACAGCGGTGCGTATTTTGCGACAACAACAAATCAACGTGCCGGTCCAGGCCATTTCGTGTGGGGTTGATCAGGCTCGTTTCAAACCACGACCCAATCTGAACCGCGCCGAGATTCGCCGACGTTACGGGCTGCACCCTGCCAAGACCCTGTTTATTTTTGTGGGGCGCGTTGATCGAGAAAAAGGGCTTGATGTGCTGATGGAAGCCATCAAACGCCTCAACCGCCACAACATTCAATTAGCCGTTGCCGGACGGAGCAGTTATCTTAACACGCTGCAAACCTTGCGCCGCAATCTCTCGTTGCAGCAAGATGTTGTGTTCACCGGTTTCATTCCCGGTGACGATTTGCCATTGCTGCTCAACAGCGCCGACATTTTTGCTATGCCCAGCGGGGCCGAGTTGCAGAGCATTGCCACCCTGGAAGCGATGTCAAGCGGTTTACCGGTGCTGGCCGCCAATGCCCGCGCCCTGCCCGAGTTGGTTGAGCACAAAGTGAACGGTTATCTGTTTCAACTCGGCAGTATCAGCGATGCGGCGCACGGTCTGGCGATGCTGGCTGACGCCAAAGCGCAGTGGCCCCAAATGAGAGCCGCCAGTTTGGCCAGAGCGCAAGCGCACAGTTTGCCCATCACGGTTCAATGTTACGCCGGTTTGTATCAAAACCTGCTCACCTACCCTTACGCCATCAAAGTAAGCCCGTCCACCCCACTTGCCAAGGGGTTAAATAAGATTGCTTTTCCATAACTGTACCCAAAACTCAATTAAACTTTACACATATTTAACCGCTCGTTAATCATCGCTTAAAAAATTCTT
This genomic window contains:
- a CDS encoding glycosyltransferase codes for the protein MRILIAGQTFYKRNNGQAVFTINLAEGLAQVGHEVLVVAPSERGRPYAKKHNGLTIQTVPTLPFNDNVNVSGFSDGIVERTVVDFKPDLIHIQDHYFICRSVLKTARKYDIPRMGTNHFLPENLTDNFRIPAWASQPIHRLLWQNMLAVFNTLHAATTPTETAVRILRQQQINVPVQAISCGVDQARFKPRPNLNRAEIRRRYGLHPAKTLFIFVGRVDREKGLDVLMEAIKRLNRHNIQLAVAGRSSYLNTLQTLRRNLSLQQDVVFTGFIPGDDLPLLLNSADIFAMPSGAELQSIATLEAMSSGLPVLAANARALPELVEHKVNGYLFQLGSISDAAHGLAMLADAKAQWPQMRAASLARAQAHSLPITVQCYAGLYQNLLTYPYAIKVSPSTPLAKGLNKIAFP